In Marivirga salinae, a single window of DNA contains:
- a CDS encoding DUF4142 domain-containing protein yields the protein MNQYIKGAMLQLTLISAFLVFVSCENEENQKGSKVIAEERNDRKFDTSEENQKNAQFLVNAAEINLKEIQLGQLAQQNGQTLHVKELGKMMEEAHAKSQKDLMALAKSKTITIPSTPTEDSKETYLKLNDKSGNDFDKVYIDKMVSSHKDAIDLFEKKSQDINDSEIKTWAKVTLKELRKHLDQSIEYQEKYKNNN from the coding sequence ATGAACCAATATATAAAAGGAGCAATGCTTCAATTAACTTTAATTTCCGCATTCTTGGTTTTTGTTTCTTGCGAAAATGAAGAAAATCAAAAGGGAAGTAAAGTGATTGCTGAAGAGCGAAATGACCGAAAATTTGATACAAGCGAAGAGAATCAAAAAAATGCGCAGTTCCTTGTAAACGCTGCTGAAATTAACTTAAAAGAAATTCAGTTAGGACAACTGGCACAGCAAAATGGGCAAACATTGCATGTGAAGGAACTAGGGAAAATGATGGAAGAGGCACACGCAAAATCTCAAAAAGATTTAATGGCGCTTGCAAAAAGTAAAACGATTACCATTCCCAGCACACCAACAGAAGATTCTAAGGAAACTTACCTTAAATTAAATGATAAATCAGGAAATGATTTTGACAAAGTTTACATCGATAAAATGGTAAGTTCTCATAAGGATGCAATTGATCTATTTGAAAAAAAATCCCAAGATATTAATGATAGTGAAATTAAGACTTGGGCAAAAGTTACTTTAAAAGAACTACGCAAACATCTTGACCAATCAATTGAATATCAAGAAAAATATAAAAACAATAATTAA
- a CDS encoding endonuclease/exonuclease/phosphatase family protein produces MNNKEKERFHSLVNKVNPDILLINEPNQEWANSIKKLEDDFPYSIKCPQENTYGMILLSKLQLTESSVNFLVQKDIPSIFTKITLASGIIIDFYGVHPEPPKPGSDTYERDTELLIIGKRIQKSNNPTIVAGDLNDVGWSDTSELFREYSGLVDPREGRGLYSTFSVHLPLLRYPIDHIFYTNDFGLISLQKLEDIGSDHFPISITLNYEPKTDNNAMGANSFYEKAFVGEKLEL; encoded by the coding sequence ATGAACAATAAAGAAAAAGAGCGTTTCCATTCGCTAGTAAATAAAGTTAATCCTGATATTCTTTTAATAAATGAACCCAACCAAGAGTGGGCAAATTCTATCAAAAAACTTGAAGATGATTTTCCGTATTCCATTAAATGCCCCCAAGAAAATACTTATGGAATGATACTGCTATCAAAACTTCAGCTGACTGAAAGCTCCGTAAATTTTTTGGTTCAAAAAGATATCCCTTCAATTTTCACAAAAATCACCTTAGCATCAGGAATCATTATAGATTTTTATGGCGTTCACCCAGAACCCCCAAAACCAGGATCTGACACTTATGAAAGAGATACTGAATTACTAATTATTGGTAAAAGAATACAAAAATCAAATAATCCCACCATAGTGGCAGGTGATCTAAATGATGTAGGCTGGTCTGATACTTCAGAGCTCTTTAGGGAATATAGTGGGTTAGTTGATCCTCGGGAAGGCAGAGGATTATACAGTACATTTAGCGTTCATTTACCATTACTGAGGTATCCAATAGATCATATTTTCTATACAAATGATTTTGGATTAATATCCTTACAAAAACTTGAAGATATAGGATCAGACCATTTTCCAATTTCGATAACTTTAAATTACGAGCCAAAAACTGATAATAACGCAATGGGAGCAAATAGCTTCTATGAAAAAGCTTTTGTTGGGGAGAAATTAGAACTGTGA
- a CDS encoding zinc ribbon domain-containing protein, with amino-acid sequence MKEYKFCQSCGFPLKKDKKGGGTEKDGSISKKYCSMCYENGVFLTPPEIDTAKKMQKFCIQEMKKDGMNGFFAWLATRSIPNLERWKQ; translated from the coding sequence ATGAAAGAATATAAATTTTGCCAAAGCTGTGGTTTCCCACTTAAAAAAGACAAAAAAGGTGGTGGAACGGAAAAAGATGGTTCCATCAGTAAAAAATATTGTTCCATGTGCTATGAAAATGGAGTGTTTTTAACTCCCCCTGAAATAGACACCGCCAAAAAAATGCAAAAGTTTTGTATACAAGAAATGAAGAAAGACGGAATGAATGGTTTCTTTGCTTGGTTGGCTACAAGGTCAATTCCAAATCTCGAAAGATGGAAACAGTAA
- a CDS encoding DUF421 domain-containing protein — MENIWFNSWDNILSVIYVTPLAYFAMVISLRISGKRTLSKMNAFDFVVTIALGSILASVTLNQKIPLADGITAVIVFIGLQFLFTWLSVRVKAFKTLITSKPSLIFYNGDFHYSAMKKERITVEEVYSAARQKGYSTLDEIDIMILETTGDISIIKKIKKQKETTFRDVDMEP, encoded by the coding sequence ATGGAAAATATTTGGTTTAACAGTTGGGATAATATATTAAGTGTAATTTATGTAACTCCATTAGCCTATTTTGCTATGGTGATTTCATTAAGAATTTCCGGTAAAAGAACCTTATCAAAAATGAATGCTTTTGATTTTGTGGTAACCATTGCTTTAGGCTCAATTCTCGCTAGCGTTACACTTAATCAAAAAATACCACTTGCCGATGGGATCACCGCTGTCATAGTTTTTATTGGACTTCAGTTTTTATTCACCTGGCTGTCTGTTAGGGTGAAAGCTTTTAAAACCTTAATCACCAGTAAGCCCTCTCTTATTTTCTATAATGGCGATTTTCATTATAGTGCAATGAAAAAAGAAAGAATAACTGTTGAGGAAGTTTATAGCGCTGCTCGACAAAAAGGCTATTCAACATTAGATGAAATCGATATTATGATTTTAGAAACAACTGGTGATATATCAATTATTAAAAAAATAAAAAAACAAAAAGAAACTACTTTTAGGGATGTTGATATGGAGCCATAA
- a CDS encoding YtxH domain-containing protein, with translation MSKGRAVLGMLVGVAAGTIVGILLAPEKGAITRKQIKGKSDDYLDELKSKFDEFSDLVSKKIDTTKNDVQYLAGKGKAKADNFKKDLKNAAADVEHSGY, from the coding sequence ATGAGCAAAGGTAGAGCAGTATTAGGAATGTTAGTAGGTGTTGCCGCTGGCACAATAGTCGGTATTTTATTAGCACCAGAAAAAGGAGCCATAACCCGAAAACAAATCAAAGGCAAAAGCGATGATTATTTAGACGAATTAAAATCAAAATTTGATGAATTCTCTGATCTAGTTTCCAAAAAAATTGACACCACTAAAAATGATGTCCAATATTTAGCGGGAAAAGGAAAAGCGAAAGCAGATAACTTCAAAAAAGATTTGAAAAATGCAGCAGCAGATGTTGAACATTCTGGATATTAA
- a CDS encoding YciE/YciF ferroxidase family protein, whose amino-acid sequence MQNQKIKAAPVKSSQLLKLFEDQLKDIYWAEKALTKAIPKMVDNATSKDLKEALKSHLEETENQINRLEQVFESIDKKATAKKCDAMEGLIKEADEIMESCDEGSMCDAGIIIAGQKVEHYEIATYGTLRQFAEILGLTEAVSLLEATLTADEHLSVIAEAINIEAAIGED is encoded by the coding sequence ATGCAAAATCAAAAAATAAAAGCCGCACCCGTTAAATCATCTCAACTATTAAAATTATTTGAAGATCAATTAAAAGACATTTATTGGGCTGAAAAAGCATTAACCAAAGCTATTCCCAAGATGGTGGATAATGCAACTTCAAAAGATTTGAAAGAAGCACTTAAAAGCCATCTGGAAGAAACGGAAAACCAAATCAACAGATTAGAGCAGGTTTTTGAATCTATTGATAAAAAAGCTACTGCCAAAAAATGTGATGCAATGGAAGGTTTAATTAAAGAAGCGGATGAAATAATGGAATCATGTGACGAAGGATCAATGTGTGATGCTGGAATAATTATAGCAGGACAAAAAGTAGAGCATTACGAAATAGCTACATATGGAACTCTTCGCCAATTTGCTGAAATTTTAGGCTTAACTGAGGCAGTTTCTTTACTTGAAGCTACACTTACTGCGGATGAACATCTATCGGTAATTGCTGAAGCAATAAATATTGAAGCAGCAATAGGAGAAGATTAA
- a CDS encoding ferritin-like domain-containing protein, whose product MENKKAIDALNSLITINNDRIEGYENASEVTEEKDLKTLFAKFIATSQKCKQELIREVETMGGEIADGTKVTGKFFRAWMDVKAAITGKDRKAILNSCDNGDDKAIETYNDVIEDETEHLNTEQKNMIIAHKSLIKSDQDHVKSLRDALVDA is encoded by the coding sequence ATGGAAAATAAAAAAGCAATTGACGCGCTAAACTCGCTGATTACTATCAACAATGATAGAATAGAAGGATATGAAAATGCATCAGAAGTAACTGAGGAAAAGGATTTAAAAACCTTGTTTGCAAAATTTATTGCAACTAGTCAAAAGTGTAAACAAGAATTAATCAGAGAAGTGGAAACAATGGGTGGCGAAATAGCCGATGGCACTAAGGTCACGGGGAAATTCTTTCGAGCATGGATGGATGTGAAAGCAGCAATTACCGGCAAGGACCGTAAAGCAATTCTCAACTCTTGTGACAATGGCGATGATAAAGCCATTGAAACTTATAATGATGTAATAGAGGATGAAACAGAACATTTAAACACAGAACAAAAAAACATGATCATTGCACATAAATCTTTAATAAAAAGCGATCAAGACCATGTAAAATCATTGCGTGATGCTTTGGTGGATGCTTAA
- a CDS encoding sensor histidine kinase: protein MSEKVAVEKKKIKKLVELNEELENYFRNTIIPQLFVDADLILRKFSPPANTHFKLAENHIGISIIDIPALSQLDGLIEVIKEVIATNIDFEDEIQTPDKRWFQMNILPYIIKKKDVTNGVVITFVDITGRINDKKIIERINADHETFIYSVTHDLKGPVSNVISLVDLLNHSHGDELTEEIQEYLKMIKNSAYSLKEIISELTHIAKVGTEMSDQAATVNIEQILEDVKLTLKNQIYQSHAKITTNIIVPEIQFSKKNLRSILYNLIFNAIKFSKNGTTPEIFIKTEESGEYSLLSVKDNGVGIEPEKKEEIFSKFTRLKPHIEGTGLGLFIINKMVTNQGGKIEVESEVDNYTTFNIYLKQG from the coding sequence ATGAGTGAGAAAGTAGCGGTAGAGAAAAAGAAGATAAAGAAACTTGTTGAGCTAAACGAAGAGTTAGAAAACTACTTTAGGAACACGATCATTCCGCAATTATTTGTGGATGCTGATTTAATTCTAAGGAAGTTCAGTCCGCCAGCAAACACGCACTTTAAGTTAGCAGAAAATCATATTGGAATATCGATAATTGATATCCCAGCGTTGTCACAACTTGACGGATTAATAGAGGTCATAAAGGAAGTAATAGCCACAAACATTGACTTTGAAGATGAAATTCAAACACCGGACAAACGTTGGTTTCAGATGAATATACTTCCATACATCATTAAGAAAAAAGATGTCACTAATGGTGTTGTTATCACTTTTGTTGATATCACTGGCCGGATAAATGATAAGAAAATTATTGAAAGGATTAATGCTGACCATGAAACTTTCATCTATTCGGTTACTCATGATTTAAAAGGCCCTGTGTCAAATGTGATCTCTCTGGTTGACTTATTAAACCATTCGCATGGTGATGAACTTACAGAAGAGATCCAGGAATATTTGAAAATGATTAAAAATTCAGCCTATTCTTTAAAAGAGATCATCAGTGAATTAACCCATATTGCTAAAGTTGGAACTGAGATGAGCGATCAGGCTGCCACTGTTAATATTGAACAAATTTTGGAGGATGTAAAGCTAACTTTGAAAAATCAGATATATCAATCGCATGCTAAGATTACTACCAATATTATTGTTCCCGAAATTCAGTTTTCAAAAAAGAACCTAAGAAGCATTCTCTATAATTTAATCTTCAATGCCATCAAATTTTCTAAAAATGGCACTACCCCTGAAATATTCATCAAAACTGAAGAATCCGGAGAGTATAGCCTACTTTCTGTTAAGGATAATGGAGTAGGTATTGAGCCAGAAAAGAAAGAAGAAATATTCTCAAAGTTTACCCGCTTGAAACCACATATAGAAGGAACTGGCTTGGGTTTATTTATTATTAACAAAATGGTGACTAACCAAGGTGGAAAAATAGAAGTAGAAAGCGAGGTAGACAACTATACTACTTTTAACATTTATTTAAAGCAAGGTTGA
- a CDS encoding DUF3592 domain-containing protein: MQIKEELRRIIVAAPNLPFQMMGTIALLVGVVIFTFKGIEGLNAQWEKGTATPKKHSQIQERIREKEPDYFFKIYYLFTVANQKYEAKQEFSARDHMEAQRILDQKMSEKNLSIWYSPHNPNKTTFSEEQTNYILHFIFIGFFILILAYFRWLFLKYYELEIEK; this comes from the coding sequence ATGCAAATAAAAGAAGAACTTAGAAGAATTATAGTAGCTGCACCTAATCTTCCGTTTCAAATGATGGGAACAATCGCTTTGCTAGTTGGTGTCGTGATCTTTACGTTTAAAGGAATAGAGGGACTTAATGCGCAGTGGGAAAAGGGAACCGCAACACCAAAAAAACATTCGCAAATTCAAGAACGAATCCGGGAAAAAGAGCCTGATTATTTTTTTAAAATTTACTATCTCTTTACGGTGGCTAATCAAAAATATGAAGCTAAGCAAGAGTTTAGTGCCAGAGATCATATGGAAGCACAAAGAATATTGGATCAAAAAATGTCCGAAAAAAATTTAAGCATATGGTATTCACCCCATAATCCAAATAAGACAACATTCTCTGAGGAACAGACAAACTATATACTGCATTTCATTTTTATTGGTTTTTTCATATTAATTCTAGCTTATTTTAGATGGTTGTTTCTTAAATATTATGAATTAGAAATTGAAAAATGA
- a CDS encoding lmo0937 family membrane protein, translating to MKYILYIVAVVMIIIWVIGFFVYSIGAIIHLLLVVALVSLLIKVFSGNKSI from the coding sequence ATGAAGTATATTCTTTATATCGTGGCAGTAGTGATGATCATTATTTGGGTAATAGGTTTTTTTGTGTATAGCATTGGAGCAATTATTCACTTACTGCTAGTAGTAGCATTAGTATCACTCCTGATAAAGGTTTTTTCAGGAAACAAATCAATATAA
- a CDS encoding serine hydrolase domain-containing protein, producing MDLILDKEISPQTTFQNLQDYEGKYEYHENTSLSFIASEMDTTLYAIIDQAKYPLKYIAVDTFANNQNIPVTFQRDKTGKIKSYRVEGDRFSYISSDFERMEMYPRKELWNNSKAYVYSIPDRNIDGLEVGDLKDVFKNTQPIIDMVKETIKGSYPDVHSILIYKEEKLVLEEYFYGYAKDKPHQLRSATKPFIGSLLGIAIEKGMIGSEQDNLLPYFNKQYDSIANLDNRKREITIENFLTYRHGMDCENNNPESRGSEQRMMESKDWVKYTLDLPMVQSPGETSSYCTGCPLTLGRVVEIASNEKLENFAEKHLFSPLGITNYKWRFAPDPSSKTNFSQMYITPRDLLKLAKVYKDKGLWRGQQILPEKWIEKSFDTEDGDYGYLWEHKYFVIDGHRYDSYMASGNGGQKINIWPELNMITVFTGGNYNSYALYGKSTPPNEMIPKYILKALE from the coding sequence ATGGATCTTATTCTTGATAAGGAAATATCTCCACAAACAACCTTTCAAAACTTACAGGATTACGAAGGGAAATATGAATATCACGAGAATACAAGCTTGTCCTTTATAGCTTCAGAAATGGATACTACACTATATGCAATAATAGATCAAGCCAAGTATCCATTAAAATACATAGCAGTAGATACCTTTGCCAACAACCAAAATATTCCTGTTACTTTTCAGCGAGACAAAACTGGAAAGATAAAAAGTTATAGAGTGGAAGGAGATCGCTTCTCTTATATTAGCTCCGACTTTGAAAGAATGGAAATGTATCCCCGAAAGGAATTGTGGAATAACTCAAAAGCATATGTATATAGTATTCCTGACAGGAATATTGACGGACTCGAAGTTGGTGATTTAAAAGATGTGTTTAAAAATACTCAACCTATTATTGATATGGTAAAGGAAACAATAAAGGGAAGTTATCCTGATGTGCATAGTATTTTGATTTATAAAGAAGAAAAATTAGTGCTTGAGGAATATTTTTACGGATACGCAAAAGACAAACCTCATCAACTAAGGTCAGCCACTAAGCCTTTTATTGGCTCACTTTTGGGCATAGCGATAGAAAAAGGTATGATAGGAAGCGAGCAAGACAACCTTTTACCTTACTTTAATAAGCAGTATGATTCTATTGCAAATCTTGACAACAGAAAAAGAGAGATCACAATTGAAAACTTCCTGACTTACCGCCACGGGATGGATTGCGAAAACAACAATCCAGAAAGTAGAGGAAGTGAGCAAAGAATGATGGAAAGTAAAGATTGGGTAAAATATACTCTTGATTTACCGATGGTTCAATCTCCAGGTGAAACATCCTCCTACTGCACTGGCTGTCCTCTTACTCTTGGTCGTGTAGTTGAAATTGCCTCGAACGAAAAATTGGAAAACTTTGCTGAAAAGCATCTCTTTTCTCCTTTAGGAATTACTAATTACAAGTGGCGGTTTGCCCCTGACCCATCAAGTAAAACCAATTTCAGCCAGATGTATATCACTCCCAGAGATCTTTTAAAGCTAGCGAAGGTCTATAAGGACAAAGGGCTTTGGCGAGGCCAACAAATTCTTCCAGAAAAATGGATAGAAAAATCATTTGATACCGAAGACGGAGATTACGGATATTTGTGGGAGCATAAATATTTCGTAATAGATGGTCATCGTTATGACTCCTATATGGCTTCAGGAAACGGAGGACAAAAGATTAATATCTGGCCTGAATTAAATATGATTACAGTTTTTACAGGGGGAAATTATAATTCATATGCTTTGTATGGGAAAAGCACTCCACCTAATGAAATGATTCCAAAATATATATTGAAAGCATTGGAGTAA
- a CDS encoding S41 family peptidase — protein MKIFLITVLLLSSSIQLVAQENKFVPSRKYSPDSLKSWTTSTMDGISEKHPGFYRYTTKERFDFLIDSTKQSINDSLTELQYYRKLKPLFAQIGCLHTGISLSKEYQVYLDKTNTLLPLEVFIDLQNSKVLISKNYSANEHIPIGGEITSINEVSISSILKKILSSIPSDGYNQTEKNLLLNHRFSFWYQSIIDASTVFNVGIKTNGNNNIYELKGISKDKFPSFESLEKNYKKPLEFEITNGVGLLKIHTFSKSSIKEAGQNFQKVTKDVFETLKQQNVENLVVDLRYNTGGTDGNAALLASYFFDQPFRYWDKIEVTEAVAKEIKGMNRLFYNKTVEVNGSFHWRKTWFTKEFDYYETQQSASNNFKGKTYIITNGLCMSSCSDFVAILSHNNKAIIVGQETGGGYQGNTSGMMPEATIPTGLIVTIPLQKYTNAVDLTKNFGHGTIPDYEIVQTFDNWVHKKDVELDFTFDLIKRK, from the coding sequence ATGAAAATATTTCTGATTACAGTGCTTTTATTGAGTTCATCTATACAACTAGTTGCACAGGAAAATAAATTTGTCCCCAGTAGAAAATATTCACCTGACAGTTTAAAGAGTTGGACAACAAGTACAATGGATGGAATCAGTGAAAAACATCCTGGATTCTATAGATACACAACCAAAGAAAGGTTTGACTTCTTAATAGATTCAACAAAACAAAGTATAAATGATTCACTGACAGAGTTACAGTACTATAGAAAACTGAAACCATTGTTTGCTCAAATAGGGTGTTTACATACTGGAATTTCACTCTCAAAAGAATATCAAGTCTATTTGGACAAAACAAACACACTCCTACCCCTTGAAGTATTTATTGATTTGCAGAATAGTAAAGTCTTAATTTCAAAGAACTACTCAGCGAATGAACATATACCAATTGGCGGAGAAATCACATCAATTAATGAAGTTTCAATTTCTAGTATTTTAAAAAAAATACTAAGTTCAATTCCATCAGATGGCTATAATCAAACTGAAAAAAATCTGCTGCTCAATCATAGGTTTTCGTTTTGGTATCAGTCCATAATTGATGCCTCAACTGTATTTAATGTTGGCATTAAAACAAACGGAAATAACAATATTTATGAACTGAAAGGCATTTCTAAAGATAAATTTCCTTCATTCGAATCATTAGAAAAAAACTACAAAAAACCGTTAGAATTTGAGATTACAAATGGAGTTGGTTTACTAAAAATTCATACTTTTTCAAAATCATCGATCAAAGAAGCTGGACAAAACTTTCAAAAAGTTACTAAAGATGTTTTTGAAACGCTTAAGCAGCAAAATGTTGAAAATTTAGTAGTTGATTTAAGATATAATACTGGGGGAACTGATGGAAATGCTGCTTTACTTGCATCTTATTTCTTTGATCAGCCATTTAGATATTGGGATAAAATTGAAGTAACAGAGGCAGTAGCAAAAGAGATTAAAGGAATGAACAGGCTTTTTTATAATAAGACTGTAGAGGTTAATGGCTCTTTTCATTGGAGAAAAACTTGGTTCACCAAAGAGTTTGACTATTATGAAACTCAACAATCAGCAAGTAATAATTTTAAAGGAAAGACTTATATAATTACAAACGGCCTATGTATGTCTTCTTGTTCAGATTTTGTAGCGATACTGTCACATAATAACAAAGCAATTATTGTAGGACAAGAGACAGGTGGTGGTTATCAAGGCAATACAAGTGGTATGATGCCAGAAGCGACAATACCAACTGGACTTATTGTTACTATTCCTTTGCAGAAGTACACAAATGCAGTTGATTTAACAAAAAACTTTGGACACGGAACTATCCCTGATTATGAAATAGTGCAGACATTTGACAATTGGGTTCACAAGAAAGATGTGGAGTTAGATTTTACATTTGACTTAATTAAACGAAAGTAA
- a CDS encoding DUF6799 domain-containing protein, translated as MKKIFLSIAIIIITFGAYAQSESESSFNKENKLDNKYYSGSENRNPPDGYMIQNGKMVMVKNGEITAVETNTILDNGTVIMSDGHYMKKDEPKVMLKEGEHMDMSGKITSISRSEYTHGSDDENYPNGYIFINGKVMKVKNGNMTPLDVDIKLINGTAVMKNGYYMKNGEPKKKFKEGDHIDMSGEITQPNKDKNTEEYNKQQNKEHPMPDSTKNNDY; from the coding sequence ATGAAAAAAATCTTCTTATCAATCGCAATAATTATAATCACCTTTGGTGCTTATGCTCAATCTGAATCTGAATCCTCATTTAATAAAGAGAATAAATTAGATAATAAATATTACTCTGGTTCGGAAAATCGGAATCCTCCAGACGGCTATATGATTCAGAATGGAAAAATGGTAATGGTGAAAAATGGAGAAATCACTGCAGTAGAAACAAATACCATCCTTGATAATGGAACCGTCATCATGAGTGATGGGCATTATATGAAAAAGGATGAACCAAAAGTAATGCTCAAAGAAGGAGAACATATGGATATGTCAGGTAAGATAACTTCTATCAGTAGATCTGAATACACACATGGCTCAGATGATGAAAACTATCCTAACGGCTACATATTCATAAATGGAAAAGTAATGAAAGTGAAAAATGGAAATATGACACCTTTGGATGTTGATATAAAGCTAATAAATGGAACAGCTGTTATGAAAAATGGCTACTATATGAAAAATGGTGAACCCAAAAAGAAGTTTAAAGAAGGAGATCATATAGATATGTCAGGTGAGATAACACAACCTAATAAAGATAAAAATACTGAGGAGTATAATAAACAACAGAATAAAGAACACCCAATGCCTGACAGCACCAAAAACAACGATTACTAA
- a CDS encoding acyloxyacyl hydrolase — translation MIGSSTVTFAQTDSTGAKGSIAKQKPFFSIGIGMQHGFIFAHSVDVQNTSGARPTGIETIFSWQRNDSTSFALCHCYPRQGLLLSYYDYDVELLGKSVTAAYFLEPTYKISKRLLFSMKGAAGLSYLNNPFDSIDNPGNQSYSTNMSAYLSIGVGIWIKLSEKWWLNPSVNYQHISNGGIRQPNKGINWPTAGISINYQPNTRPWYTGTQTNEKYWRNYTARYDITLLTSMSRGYNQAGNRQRYLAGGLAIQAGKQVGRLSMLTMGAEFYYDDKLQYRLRKEELDASPVKAGLLLGHEFLLGRFQFSQRLGVYVFDQTPYYDRIFHRWGIKYRINRHFSTGINLLAHRQVAEFVDFRLTYTFQKQYE, via the coding sequence GTGATAGGTAGTTCGACTGTTACTTTTGCCCAGACAGATTCCACAGGAGCAAAAGGAAGTATTGCTAAGCAGAAACCATTCTTCTCAATTGGCATAGGCATGCAGCATGGTTTTATTTTCGCACATTCTGTAGATGTGCAAAATACAAGTGGGGCGCGTCCAACCGGAATAGAAACCATATTTAGTTGGCAGCGCAACGATTCTACCTCCTTTGCCCTTTGCCACTGCTACCCTAGGCAGGGACTGTTGCTGTCTTATTACGATTATGATGTTGAATTATTGGGCAAGAGTGTCACTGCAGCTTATTTTCTGGAACCTACATACAAGATAAGTAAGCGATTGCTTTTCTCCATGAAAGGCGCTGCAGGACTATCCTACTTAAACAATCCTTTTGACAGCATCGACAATCCTGGAAACCAATCATATAGTACTAATATGAGCGCTTATTTATCAATTGGCGTGGGTATTTGGATAAAATTATCGGAAAAGTGGTGGCTAAACCCCAGTGTAAACTACCAACACATTTCTAATGGAGGCATTCGTCAACCAAATAAAGGGATTAACTGGCCTACTGCTGGCATTTCAATTAATTATCAACCTAATACTCGCCCTTGGTATACCGGAACACAAACCAATGAAAAATACTGGAGAAATTACACTGCCCGATATGATATAACTTTATTAACCTCCATGAGTCGCGGTTACAACCAAGCTGGTAATCGCCAAAGATACTTGGCTGGTGGACTTGCTATTCAAGCTGGGAAACAAGTGGGTAGGCTGAGCATGCTTACTATGGGAGCTGAATTCTATTACGATGATAAACTGCAATACAGACTTCGCAAAGAAGAGCTTGACGCCAGCCCTGTGAAAGCAGGACTACTGCTGGGGCATGAGTTTTTACTAGGCCGGTTTCAGTTTAGTCAGCGCTTGGGCGTGTATGTATTTGACCAAACCCCTTATTACGACCGCATATTCCATAGATGGGGAATTAAATATCGGATAAACCGTCACTTTAGTACGGGTATTAATCTGCTAGCTCACCGTCAAGTAGCAGAATTTGTGGATTTTCGACTGACTTATACCTTTCAAAAGCAGTATGAATAG